A part of Aegilops tauschii subsp. strangulata cultivar AL8/78 chromosome 2, Aet v6.0, whole genome shotgun sequence genomic DNA contains:
- the LOC109783541 gene encoding anamorsin homolog, whose product MAAALAVTDELALPLRAVGDLAAAAGVSREEVVVITQCASLGGKLPFDDASVGAVLSVIKKVESFGDKLVAEISRVLKAGGIVLVQSFTPSADQKPNNYIERQLLMGGFVEVQASATNSQDSVQSVTIKAKKPSWIMGSSFPLKKAVKALPKIEIDDDDELIDEDSLLTEEDLKKPQLPVVGDCEVGATKKACKNCSCGRAEAEQKVEKLGLTAEQIDNPVSACGSCGLGDAFRCSTCPYRGLAPFKLGEKVTLSDNFLSADI is encoded by the exons ATGGCGGCGGCGCTCGCGGTGACGGACGAGCTGGCCCTGCCTCTCCGCGCGGTGGGGGACCTGGCGGCGGCTGCCGGGGTCTCGCGGGAGGAGGTCGTCGTCATCACGCAGTGCGCCTCGCTCG GTGGGAAGTTGCCTTTTGATGACGCGTCCGTGGGTGCTGTTCTGTCTGTTATAAAAAAGGTTGAGAGCTTTGGAGATAAGTTGGTTGCTGAAATTAGCCGAGTGCTGAAAGCTGGTGGAATTGTGCTGGTACAGAGCTTCACACCCTCCGCTGACCAGAAG CCAAACAATTATATCGAGCGCCAGCTACTCATGGGTGGTTTTGTTGAAGTGCAAGCTTCTGCTACAAACTCGCAAGATAGCGTGCAATCTGTTACT ATCAAGGCAAAGAAGCCTTCTTGGATTATGGGTTCTTCCTTTCCCCTGAagaaagcagtaaaggctcttccAAAGATTGAAATTGACGATGATGATGAACTGATTGACGAAGACAGCCTCTTGACTGAGGAGGACTTGAAGAAGCCACAGCTTCCAGTTG TCGGAGATTGTGAAGTGGGAGCCACAAAGAAGGCATGCAAGAACTGCAGTTGTGGCAGGGCCGAGGCTGAGCAGAAGGTGGAGAAGCTGGGGCTCACTGCAGAACAGATTGATAACCCTGTCTCAGCTTGTGGCAGT TGTGGGTTGGGCGACGCTTTCCGATGCAGCACCTGCCCATACAGAGGCCTGGCGCCGTTCAAGTTGGGCGAGAAG GTTACCTTGTCTGACAACTTCCTCTCAGCTGACATATGA